The nucleotide window AAATTGTAAACATAATCAACGAAAGGGAACGTGAAATGTTTATGGGCAGTGGGCTTGTCAGTACCAAACTGTATTATAATGATGAGGAGTCAACAAAATGGTATCATGAGTCACGTGGTTTGGGTCATCATCTGCTCAAGTGGGAAAAAGGCCCTGTACAAAATGGGCCCATTATTTACCCACCGACACCACTTTTATGGGCCCGGGTTGTAGGTTACGCGTTAAATCCTCTCTTTCGCGGGTCGGGTCCGGTGAATTTTCTTCACGAAACGGATCTGCCAACTAGTCATATGATCAATATAGAGATTTGTGCAAACCCGTGAAAATAGCACGGCCAATTCAGTATTcggattggtaattgaaaaatagtcaatgTTTGTAAAGCTactgaaaaatagccattattttacagaaacacggaaagttctagcataatatgctgaattaTGGAACTTCTGTGAaaaaacttccagcatattatgttggaactctagcatacgaaaattttcagcataatatgctggattatggagctcctgcataaaaacttccagcatattatgttggaactcctgCACCATATTATGAAATtcaagcatattatgctggaatctaatatgtataaaatacaaactccaacatattatactgaaattttttcgaattttaaaGAGTGTTTTTGTTCAATTTTTATCTTTCCAtgaaaaaatggctaaatttcgattacttttgaaactgtggctatttttcaattaccagttgtaaatccagttatttctgattttttccaCATAAAAACCAGACCAAAGTAAAACAAAAACGAATATCGACATGTAAATAAATGGTAAAATCTTACTCGTACCCGATGTTTAGAAAAAAATAATGTACTTACTATAGTTAAGTAATACATGTGATGAAAATACACATTAAGTAATCATAGTTAAGTAATAAAAGAATATGCGGAAGACAAGTATCATCTTATCATTGGTTTGGTGTAAACAGTGTTCGagtaaatttaaaaattaatatgtaCTATTTTACATACACTTCTATCGGTTACTCATTAATTTGTGTTTTAATCTCAAATTATTGTTTAACCATGTTACGTTATACTTGGTGTATACACCAGGTTTTAGATATAAAAAGAAAATTCTAGTCTAATCTTTGTTGCGCTTATAACTATAAAAAATCATTCTGAGAATTAGTTTCCTAGAATAAGTTACTCCAAATATTGAGTACTTACTTATTCACTTCACCAAAAGAAGATAACATATTtagcttgtttttttttttttaatttaaattcaatgGGTTACTTTTTTATAAAGATAAGTGAAAAGATGCTCCAGAGCTCAGTCTAGTGGAAGAAATGAATTAGAGTTTGATGACCAACAAGTGAAAGCCGCCATAATTAGCTTATAAATAATCATGTAAAACTAAGGTTAGTAGCTATAGAGATTTAATTAGTAAAGTTTCAACAACCTTAAAATCCCAAACTCAAATATTCGAGACATAAAATGAGTTATTTGATTCTCTAAAACCGTTACTAAATATGGTTAAATCTATTGTGAAAAatgatacataagaaaaatagaaagaaagaaattaaagaaaagtGAATAGAAGAAAAGTCATGGAAAAAAACATTCATGATTGTCTAGCAAACAAAGATTGAGATCTGATTAAATTACAATATTATGGATGTGTAATATATGCATCAACGTACCAAAAAGATGAACGCATGATTGTATCATAAATACATCACCCTTTTGGAGTTGACCAGTAAAAAAAGAAATTGATCTTAGACTCTATGCCGATTGCCGAAAGCACATAAATTTTGCACGCCTAAATTCTTTTATTAAAAGATTAAGgagaaagaaatgaaggaaaaggtcGACAAGAAAAAGGAGAATGTTTTTCTGTTGTTTTGTCttatcgacatatgatgtggatGGCCCTTCAAGTATGGAATGCTATGCTCGGTATGATTTTGGTGAATATAAGATTTAACTTTGACGAGttcaatttttaatatttttatttgaatttattatatttttaaaattatgataTTCATATCTATTAGTACTTATTTACAATTTTAGTGAATTCAAAATGTTCTATGACGAAAATACGAGGTTGAGATGAATCCGCTGCTATAATATTGCATCTATATGGGTCAAAATCGGACTTAGAAAATTAGGCGTGGGAAGGTCGTTAAGGTCGACAAGCAAAGTAGAGGTCGACTGAAGCCCAACAACGAGCAGAGCAAGCCGTTGAAGCTGAGGTCGAATAACGAGGAGTAGGAATAACGGCTAGTGTAGTCTTGGGACTAGAgatgggaatatttaagagagcaTTTCCTTTGTTGTACTTTTTTAGGGTTTTCAGAGAACATCacatatctatactatattaaaagcacgaaggcccttagcgaaatgtcgttcgccttttttaccctcttAAAATATAGTTCatattagacaaaatagtcatttaattattttcctaaaattgagttatttaaaatcaactaaaattatggctattaaatctttccttatttgaataaTGTAGGAACTTCTAATATTTAGGAAATTAAAGTTATTGAGTAAAATTATACttacaaaaataattttcttagCAATAATTTTGCAAAGTAAACTATATTAAAAGTTGAACTTTTAAGttaattatttaaaacacatAATATTAACCATATTAAAAGTTATATTAGATGTTAAACTCTTTGCATTATACAAGACTTCTTAGAtcaactaatatttttttttgtgattttttaaacGTGAGTATTTTTTAGGAGTtcgaaattttaaaatatattgatCATTAACTCTTTCTTTATTTGAACTAAGTAAAAACTACTAATATGTACCAACTCAAAATATATGTAAATCCCTATCCCAACATTTTGAACTTTATAATATTTCTAATATAACTTACCAAGTTAACCCATTCATACCAACCACTCAATTTTCTCTTCCTCCTTTATAATATCTGGTCATGAAAAGTTAATGATGTAAAGGTTAAACCTCAAGGTCTTTAAAATTGCATTCTTTCCAAACTCATgaaaaaaaataaggaataaGAAGATTTGTCCAAAAAGAGAATTTACTAACACAACTCTAAAGTTACATCATAATTTTATTACACTAATAATCTTGAACTTATAGTAAAAAATATTTCAGATTTTAAACGAGAAATAATGAGACGTGGTCAATAAGAGTAAATTGcattaataattttgaaaatataactGTCCAAAGTAAAATGTCATATCGATATTTTACCcgttgaaaataattttttattgaacaaaattataattacagttaaatataaaattttggaTGAGTTCATACTAAgaatttgaataaaaataaattactttttaaaaaataaataattaagttctTAGAACTAATAGCAAAATAAATTCAATTCACTTCTTTTTAAAACTATTCatatacaaaaaattatttttcaagttgataaaactcatatggcacatatattttaattttcataagAAAGATACCGGCGAAAAGAAAAATTAGAGATAGAGAAAAATTGATTATATCAAGTTGGTTAAGTGCAAATTTGAAGCGATAAGGATAAAATATTAAAAGACAAAATGTATTCTAAATGAGTTGTATTTTTTCTTCATTCATTATTATAAAGAGTGACAACTGCCTATATTTTCTATATATTATTTCTTGTAAAATATTAACTCAATATTGGCGGAGCAAACGAGAAAACAAGAATAATAAGGCATTCGATGACTTATGTGATGACATAttactttttttctatttttttattttacaaccCAGACATATTATGTAGTATATATAAGAAAGATAGAGAGAGATTTTTTTCCAAAATCGTATATTTATGAATATAggatacacgcgcaaagcgcgtaccctaagactagtaaaTAGAAAAAGAGGGAGAAGCGGGGCAAGGGAGATTGATTCTGAGAGAACTACTGTAAGAAGTTGACCCTTGAGAGAAAATACAAAGAGAAAATACAAACTTCACATTTCCATAGTGATTGATTTTATCAATTATTCTTCCCTTTTACTCTCATGATCCAAGAAAGTATTGCTCATATTCTTGTTTGCTGCCATATTTCATTGTCAGAAGGAAGAATCTTTGACATCATTTGATATTTGGGTAAATTGTTCTTCCTATTTACATTTATTGTCATTTCCCATATTTATTGTTCGTATGATTGAATACACGACTCTAAGCACTAGGTAAACGATATCATTTAAACTCTAAGCTAGATCTAAAAATTATTATACTTGACTAGGATTCACCTTTCACCTCAATTAtcttttaattagtttaacaaaaaataCTATACTTTTTGGTTTTCCAATGAGAATTCAACAGAAAAGGATGACAAAGAACAACAATTATATATTGCTAGACTACATATAACATAACCTGTAAATGCCACCATTCCTTTCCCAACCCCACCAAAGGATTTTCAGTTTTCACACTCACCAGCTAAAAACGCAATTTGCAAAAGTAGAGATTTGAAAAGGGCCCTCCCAGATCCCATGCAATTACTTTGCAGACATTCCTCTTTGCAAAAAAGGATTGCTGATTTTGCAAGTAATCTCTGGGCCTGACTCTGATTGTTGTTTAATACTAATGGCATTTGTTGTATTTTTTAATTCTTACTTTCCTCTAAGCATAGCATGCTTATCTGGTTATTTAGGATTATCCAGAAAACAAGGTGGACCATCTCATTTTAATTGCTGCTCATTAGGTCTAGTCCCCAAATAATCATACTCTTTAGTAGAAAATTAATTGAATAATCGTGTTCACAACTATACGAGGAAGAAGTCTTTAGGATACAATGGATGTCTGAGCGGTTGAAAGAGTCGGTCTTGAAAACCGAAGTATTTATAGAAATATCGGGGGTTCGAATCCCTCTCCATCCGCGAGGTCATAAGTTCTCTCTTGCGTTATCTATAGATAAGAACGAATAGGATTGACTCGACTGATATGATAGATGGAATGGAAGTTTGTGTTCTATTTAGTTAGGATCACTTTTAGCCCGTGGCATaaactatttatatttattaaccgaaaaagtgtataaaatatgtataatttttgtataacatacagaatgtgtgtgtatatatatacaaaaaaatatacgtTTTTTCGGCTTTTATTTTGAGAGCGACCATACAATGTCGCTAAAGTCTTTGGTGGACTTCAATCTGGGAATGAGCTCATATTTTTGGGCTTTCAGGAGAACCAACGAAAACCCGAGTCTTACATTGAGTTCAAAGTAGAAAATTTTCATATATAGTTTTCAGCCCCcctaattgaaaaatagccactatcaTGGAGTTTCAAATTCCACAAGTTGTCATTGGAGTTTTTGCAGTTAAATTTAAACACTAGTGACTAATTTTCAATTATAAAGTTGTAGTCTTGAAAATTAGACAAGGTACTAAGGTCACCTTAATCATTCAAGAAGCCAAGAAGTGCCCGTCAATTTTAAATATTGTATTCGCCTCTAATTACAATGTCCACAGAGGACGCATAGGGGCAGAAAATAGAATTCAGGTATCTCCCAATCTTTCCCGAAAACTGCTATTCTCATTCCAAGCTCAACATTTGACCTGGTGTACTCCTATAGTCGGACTTTGACACAATTGACAATTAGCATTCGTGCATGTTTATTCATCTTCTAACATTCATTACTAATAAACATCATTTCTGCATGTTACATTTAGATAAGGAATGACATGTTTTTTGGTAACAAGTAGTCAAATTTCTTGAACTTTTCGCTGAAACATACATAGTAGTATAAAATTGGTCATATGTTCCAAAGAAATGTTAGCTGTCGCTCTTTACAACATTAAAGATAGCAAACACAGTCAATATAACCCGTCTGATTTGACTACCATAAGAAACTTGGTGTTTCCACCTTGTAAGCTTTGGCTACAATAAGAACCTAGGCGTAATTGGGACAAACAAAAATTCTTCATTTGTTAGCTTTCTTCGAGTTATACAATTTCATACTCCATAAAGACACAGTTGACATTCTATCTTATATACACAAGACTCCACTTTTTATCAGAAATTAAGAGAAACACCACTGAACACAAACTCACATTCTGCTTTAATAGATCTAAAAGTTGGTGTACATGACTAAGCATATAACAATCACCAAAACAAAGCTCTCCCATCAATCAACAAAACTTCAGCAGCCAAGTGGAAGCAGTTACCTAATACCTCTTTCCCCGCTATTCTCAACGTACCACGTATAGCAATCACCAAAACAAAAGCTCTCCCATCAATCAACAAAACTTCAGCAGCCAAGTGGAAGCAGTTATGTAATACCTCTTTCTCTGCTATTCTCATCATACCAACTTTATTTTACGTGTCAGCCCCTGGCTGACAAAACATCCAAATTTAGACCGGAAGATGACCCCTCAAGCTGAGAAACTTTTCTCATATTTCTGTTGTAGCCGACATCTTGTCCTAATGGGAGGTCCAAAAGGTATTTTTCCTTGCTACCAGCTTGCTGCAGATGCATCAGTGCAAGCATGCTGATTGCAACAAGGGCCGCGTTTCCCAAAATTCCACCCACTTGATCCACTCTAAGAGACTTCCTAATGAAATTAAAACTAGAGAAGAGTATATTGAATAGAGCATTTGATCTCTTCCCCTTCTGTCGCATGAAATTCTCACCTGGGGGGTTTGAAGTAGGACCATAAAGATTTTCAGGAGAAACAAACTGACTGGCATTACGGACGTCTCCCACCAAAGATAGAGCTTCTTCAATGAATTTATAGTTCTTACCCTGATGTTCAGCCAATCGCATTGCAAGTATAATTCGGCTTTGCTCTAAGCGAGCAAGTGCAGCATCCCTTTCTGCACGTTGCTGATTTTGCACGGTCTGGTATTAATacaccaaaaaagaagaaaaaag belongs to Nicotiana tabacum cultivar K326 chromosome 6, ASM71507v2, whole genome shotgun sequence and includes:
- the LOC107778228 gene encoding plastid division protein PDV1, with translation MKWEMEVYEIEAVLEKIWDLHDKLSDAIHSVSRAHFLNSVKSRSKSDDNFYNHRSKKKPDLNSDENPNNGDQVKTGYVFVKEFRVDDDDNAVHEAKSLNAIRTALEHLEDQLEFFHTVQNQQRAERDAALARLEQSRIILAMRLAEHQGKNYKFIEEALSLVGDVRNASQFVSPENLYGPTSNPPGENFMRQKGKRSNALFNILFSSFNFIRKSLRVDQVGGILGNAALVAISMLALMHLQQAGSKEKYLLDLPLGQDVGYNRNMRKVSQLEGSSSGLNLDVLSARG